A stretch of Desulfobaccales bacterium DNA encodes these proteins:
- a CDS encoding secondary thiamine-phosphate synthase enzyme YjbQ has protein sequence MKSYRKELWFHVPGRRAFINITPQVEGCLRESGIKEGLCLVNAMHITASVFINDDEQGLHHDYEVWLEKLAPHAPVSQYRHNDTGEDNADAHLKRQIMGREVVVAVTGGRLDFGPWEQIFYGEFDGGRKKRVLVKIIGE, from the coding sequence ATGAAATCCTATCGCAAGGAGCTATGGTTTCATGTGCCCGGGCGGCGGGCGTTCATCAATATCACGCCCCAGGTGGAGGGGTGTCTCCGGGAGAGCGGCATCAAGGAGGGTTTGTGTCTGGTGAACGCCATGCACATCACCGCCAGCGTCTTCATCAACGATGATGAGCAGGGCCTGCATCACGACTACGAGGTGTGGCTGGAGAAGCTGGCGCCCCACGCGCCGGTGTCCCAATACCGTCACAACGACACCGGCGAGGACAACGCCGACGCCCACCTGAAACGCCAGATCATGGGCCGGGAGGTGGTGGTGGCGGTGACCGGCGGCCGCCTGGACTTCGGCCCCTGGGAACAAATCTTTTACGGCGAATTCGATGGCGGCCGCAAAAAACGGGTGCTGGTGAAGATTATCGGTGAATGA
- the rfbD gene encoding dTDP-4-dehydrorhamnose reductase, which produces MRILITGAKGLLGRELVQVLSSAHEVAALGREELDIADPAQVEAALARYRPQWLVNAAAFTRVDACESEPELAFRVNATGPEVLARAAARHGVRLLHISTDYVFPGDRPVPLPYRETDPVGPLSVYGRSKLLGEEAVRGVLRGEAVIVRTAWLYGLGGPNFLKTMLRLALADPGRTLRVVDDQHGSPTWARTLAEQLKALVEADARGLFHASAEGHCTWYELAKTFFELLDLPVRLVPIPTGEYPTPAKRPSNSILDNRRLRELGLNLMRPWREDLEEFVRLSGAELMKECGGGG; this is translated from the coding sequence ATGCGGATTCTCATCACTGGAGCCAAGGGGTTGTTGGGGCGGGAGCTCGTCCAGGTCCTGTCGTCGGCCCATGAGGTGGCGGCTTTGGGCCGGGAGGAGCTGGACATCGCCGACCCGGCGCAGGTGGAGGCGGCCCTGGCCCGTTACCGGCCCCAGTGGCTGGTGAACGCTGCGGCCTTCACCCGGGTGGATGCCTGCGAAAGCGAGCCGGAGCTGGCCTTCCGGGTGAACGCCACCGGCCCCGAGGTGTTGGCCCGGGCCGCGGCCCGCCACGGCGTGCGCCTGCTCCACATCTCCACTGATTACGTCTTTCCCGGGGACCGGCCGGTGCCCCTGCCCTACCGGGAGACGGACCCGGTAGGGCCGCTCTCGGTCTACGGCCGCAGCAAGCTGTTAGGCGAAGAGGCGGTGCGGGGCGTGTTGAGGGGAGAGGCGGTCATTGTGCGCACCGCCTGGCTTTACGGGCTGGGCGGCCCCAATTTCCTCAAGACCATGCTGCGCCTGGCTCTGGCCGACCCCGGGCGCACACTCAGGGTGGTGGACGACCAGCACGGCTCCCCCACCTGGGCGAGAACCCTGGCGGAGCAGCTCAAGGCGCTCGTCGAGGCCGACGCCCGGGGCCTCTTCCACGCCAGCGCCGAGGGGCACTGCACCTGGTATGAGCTGGCCAAAACTTTCTTTGAGCTTCTGGACCTGCCGGTGCGCCTGGTCCCCATCCCCACCGGCGAATACCCCACCCCGGCAAAGCGGCCAAGCAACTCCATCCTGGACAACCGCCGCCTGAGGGAGCTGGGCCTGAACCTCATGCGGCCCTGGCGGGAAGACCTGGAGGAATTCGTGCGCCTCTCCGGGGCGGAATTGATGAAGGAGTGTGGGGGAGGGGGCTAA
- the rfbC gene encoding dTDP-4-dehydrorhamnose 3,5-epimerase, with the protein MKFTPQSLLEVVLIEPRVFADRRGYFLETFQARRYPEAGVPEVFVQDNLSVSVHGVVRGLHYQLRHPQGKLVMVAAGRVFDVVLDIRRGSPTFGQWLSIILEEGSHHQLYIPPGFAHGFQVLSERAVFLYKCTDYWAPGDEYGVRFDDPDLGIPWPVQEAILSDKDRDLPRLKDIPPEHLPEYHER; encoded by the coding sequence ATGAAGTTCACCCCACAGAGCCTGCTCGAGGTGGTGCTCATCGAGCCCCGGGTGTTTGCCGACCGGCGGGGGTATTTCCTGGAGACCTTCCAGGCCCGGCGCTATCCCGAGGCCGGGGTTCCGGAGGTCTTCGTCCAGGACAATCTGTCCGTCTCGGTGCACGGCGTGGTGCGGGGCCTGCATTACCAGCTCCGGCACCCCCAGGGCAAGCTGGTCATGGTGGCCGCCGGCCGGGTCTTCGACGTGGTCCTGGACATCCGCCGGGGCTCCCCCACCTTCGGCCAGTGGCTGAGCATCATCCTGGAGGAGGGCTCCCACCACCAGCTCTACATCCCCCCGGGATTCGCCCACGGCTTCCAGGTGCTGAGCGAGCGGGCCGTTTTTCTATATAAATGCACCGACTACTGGGCCCCCGGGGACGAATACGGGGTGCGCTTCGACGACCCGGACCTGGGCATCCCCTGGCCGGTTCAGGAGGCCATCCTCTCCGACAAGGACCGGGATCTGCCCCGACTGAAAGACATTCCCCCGGAGCACCTGCCCGAGTATCATGAGAGGTGA
- a CDS encoding Tad domain-containing protein, giving the protein MKAKVKQFWQQQEGVVAPLFAILLVFGIIVGILALVLDLGHMHNVRSELQKAADACALRGARAFLPDQIPFHSAEIPPDPFRAEAQAIDTITRNISSFQQLTDLPGNDVLVGIWDFSTSTWYQGQVWDDPRNFVWNAEDLFGKDVGPGVGLITRREGNLNQGPVPMTVGKIPPVSINSMPANALAIAALSPVGGFPEGYGEFPMALREKFVLDNLNKPVYVDLNVDPEDKGGWTNLKPDKNVGDWPRKYLGDKNSRPVKTPEVRGTEIGLKNGTDCAAIKALYEQYGKEWDRFGLVETGKKTDVYRPVTIKQYLFPVVPTDKLNQTSVWGAVLAELLEVRGESAEDDPSTIEEEPKCAIKIRIVGTPSAAGGTYGGGRYYGVLSTEPKLVQ; this is encoded by the coding sequence ATGAAGGCAAAAGTCAAGCAATTCTGGCAACAGCAGGAGGGAGTGGTGGCGCCTCTTTTCGCCATCCTCCTGGTGTTCGGGATTATAGTCGGCATCCTGGCCCTGGTCCTGGACCTGGGGCACATGCACAATGTGAGGAGCGAACTCCAAAAGGCTGCAGATGCCTGCGCCCTGAGGGGGGCCAGGGCTTTCCTCCCGGACCAGATCCCCTTCCACTCGGCGGAAATCCCGCCAGACCCCTTCCGTGCCGAAGCCCAGGCCATAGACACCATTACCCGGAACATTAGTTCCTTCCAGCAGTTGACTGATCTACCTGGAAATGATGTACTGGTAGGCATCTGGGATTTTTCGACGAGTACTTGGTATCAAGGTCAGGTTTGGGATGATCCAAGGAATTTTGTTTGGAATGCGGAGGACCTCTTTGGGAAAGATGTAGGTCCGGGGGTCGGACTAATCACTCGCCGAGAAGGCAACCTCAACCAGGGGCCGGTTCCCATGACAGTTGGAAAGATCCCCCCCGTCAGCATCAATTCAATGCCGGCCAACGCCTTAGCCATCGCAGCTTTGTCCCCAGTGGGGGGCTTTCCCGAAGGTTATGGAGAATTTCCCATGGCCCTCCGGGAAAAATTCGTTTTGGACAATCTAAACAAACCCGTATATGTCGATTTGAATGTCGACCCAGAGGATAAAGGTGGATGGACTAATCTTAAACCGGATAAAAATGTGGGGGATTGGCCCAGAAAATATTTAGGTGATAAAAACAGCAGGCCCGTTAAAACCCCAGAAGTTCGGGGTACTGAAATCGGTCTAAAAAATGGCACTGATTGTGCAGCTATCAAAGCATTGTATGAACAATACGGAAAAGAATGGGACCGGTTTGGACTTGTCGAAACTGGTAAGAAAACCGATGTTTACCGGCCAGTAACAATTAAACAATATCTTTTCCCTGTTGTTCCCACAGATAAGTTAAATCAGACAAGTGTTTGGGGCGCAGTGTTAGCAGAACTTCTTGAGGTAAGAGGGGAATCAGCAGAAGACGATCCATCCACCATAGAAGAGGAACCAAAATGTGCCATCAAAATCAGGATTGTGGGAACCCCCTCGGCAGCCGGCGGCACCTACGGGGGAGGCAGGTATTACGGCGTTCTCTCCACGGAACCTAAGCTGGTTCAATAG
- a CDS encoding type II secretion system F family protein, translated as MELFLIWVLAFAATFLATYGVLTLWAKRERIRSRFDLAAATEGAGTVLKQPAAAVSPMQQKVMDFLASSGSWALKDLSKLSEIRQQLIQAGYRHPQAVAVFYGLKAVLALLLPLPVLIILVIQGRLTLPALLMAFALAGVGFLLPNYLLSVRVRTRQNALDRALPDVLDLFVICMEAGLALNAAMNKVAEEIREVYPEFWQELQITAAELRAGIPWDEAFEHLGQRTGVQSIRSMVGLMIQSEKLGASIAQALRNHGDFTRTQRMLKAEEKAAKLPLKLIFPLVFCMLPVMFIVTVGPGVLHIIRIFLPIARGSAGGM; from the coding sequence GTGGAACTGTTCCTCATCTGGGTCCTGGCCTTTGCCGCCACTTTTCTGGCCACTTACGGGGTTCTCACCTTGTGGGCTAAGCGGGAGCGCATCCGCAGCCGCTTCGATCTGGCGGCAGCCACAGAAGGCGCCGGGACAGTGCTCAAACAACCGGCCGCCGCCGTGAGCCCGATGCAGCAGAAGGTCATGGACTTTTTGGCCTCTTCCGGAAGCTGGGCCTTGAAGGATCTCTCCAAGCTGTCGGAGATCAGGCAGCAGCTCATTCAGGCCGGTTATCGCCACCCTCAGGCTGTAGCGGTCTTCTATGGCCTCAAGGCCGTATTGGCCTTGCTTCTGCCCTTGCCGGTGCTGATAATACTGGTCATCCAGGGCCGGCTCACCCTGCCCGCCCTGCTTATGGCCTTTGCCCTGGCGGGTGTGGGCTTTCTTCTGCCCAATTATCTTTTGTCCGTCCGGGTGCGCACCCGGCAGAACGCCCTGGACCGGGCCCTGCCGGATGTGCTGGACCTCTTTGTCATCTGCATGGAGGCCGGGCTGGCCCTGAACGCCGCTATGAACAAGGTGGCGGAGGAGATCCGGGAGGTCTATCCGGAATTCTGGCAGGAGCTGCAGATCACCGCAGCGGAACTCAGGGCCGGCATCCCCTGGGATGAGGCCTTTGAGCATCTGGGGCAGCGAACTGGGGTGCAGAGCATCCGCTCCATGGTAGGTCTGATGATTCAGTCGGAGAAGCTGGGGGCCAGCATTGCCCAGGCGTTGCGCAACCACGGAGATTTCACCCGCACCCAGCGCATGCTCAAGGCTGAGGAAAAGGCGGCCAAGTTACCCCTAAAACTCATTTTCCCCCTGGTGTTTTGCATGCTGCCGGTGATGTTCATCGTCACTGTGGGGCCAGGGGTGTTGCACATTATCAGGATTTTTTTGCCCATTGCCCGTGGGTCGGCGGGAGGCATGTGA
- a CDS encoding type II secretion system F family protein: protein MPITARDLWYALGLAALFVAVLFLLSAVYTMVWEPMRQRRRVAQRLTETSQAYLRRVQIVKARLEDQTSPGLNLVRLLLGKDRLRRLQKEMLQADVYRSPGEFLGLVAILAGTGVMLGLVFLKSFLFGLLLAAPLAFLPFLWLKQKKALKAQKVEAQLPDAMEMLARSLKAGHTLPSAAELLGQELDHPLGTEFRIAYEEQRFGLSMTEALNNMLERVDSRDLKYFVTAVLIQTDTGGNLVEIVEKIAQLIRARLNFKVKVRSLTAEGRLSAVVLTVLPIIVFIIMTLIKYEYEMALFYEPVGRVMLGMAFILLITGSIIMRRLVKAVEA, encoded by the coding sequence ATGCCTATCACCGCCCGGGATCTCTGGTACGCGCTGGGACTGGCTGCCCTGTTTGTGGCAGTGCTTTTCCTGCTCTCGGCCGTCTATACCATGGTATGGGAACCCATGCGCCAGCGGCGCAGGGTGGCCCAGCGCTTGACGGAAACCAGCCAGGCCTACCTGCGCCGGGTGCAGATCGTCAAGGCCCGGTTGGAGGACCAGACCAGCCCGGGGCTGAACCTGGTCAGACTTCTTCTGGGCAAAGACCGGCTTCGGCGGCTCCAGAAGGAGATGCTCCAGGCAGATGTATACCGCAGCCCAGGGGAGTTCCTGGGGCTGGTGGCCATCCTGGCCGGCACAGGCGTCATGCTGGGGCTGGTGTTTTTAAAAAGCTTCCTCTTCGGACTACTCCTGGCGGCCCCTTTGGCCTTTTTGCCTTTCCTGTGGCTGAAACAGAAAAAGGCCCTTAAAGCCCAGAAGGTGGAGGCCCAGCTCCCCGATGCCATGGAAATGCTGGCCCGGTCGCTCAAGGCCGGTCATACCCTGCCCTCGGCGGCGGAGCTTCTGGGCCAGGAGCTGGACCATCCTCTGGGCACCGAATTCCGCATCGCCTATGAGGAGCAGCGCTTCGGCCTCAGCATGACGGAAGCCCTGAACAACATGCTGGAGCGGGTGGACAGCCGGGACCTGAAATATTTTGTCACCGCCGTGCTTATCCAGACAGATACCGGCGGCAACCTGGTGGAGATCGTGGAAAAGATCGCCCAGCTCATCCGGGCCCGGCTGAATTTCAAGGTGAAGGTGCGCTCCCTGACGGCGGAAGGGCGCCTTTCCGCAGTGGTGCTTACGGTCCTCCCCATTATTGTCTTTATTATCATGACTTTGATTAAATATGAGTATGAAATGGCCCTTTTCTATGAACCTGTGGGCCGGGTGATGCTGGGAATGGCCTTTATACTCCTCATCACCGGTTCCATCATTATGCGCCGCTTGGTGAAGGCGGTGGAAGCGTAA
- a CDS encoding CpaF family protein, whose protein sequence is MGWLPTEKQERKTPVTGEPLTGEALASRSDGTREKHLNDIKRRLHRTLVERLDIGTLETMEESLVAAEIRRAVLQLLAEDPFPLTAEERSRLAQELEFEILGLGPLEPLMRDHTISDIMVNRYNEVYIERFGKLELTDVKFRDNAHLMRIINKIVSNIGRRIDESSPMVDARLPDGSRVNAVIPPLALDGPLLSIRRFMVMRPTMEEILHRGSLSPEMAEVMEKIVKAKLNILISGGTGTGKTTLLNIMSAFIPDGERIITVEDAAELQIQKRNVCRLETRPPNIEGKGEVTQRDLVRNALRMRPDRIIVGEVRGPEVMDMFQAMNTGHEGSMTTIHANSPRDALLRLETMVNLAGYQIPQKALRNLISSSLDVIIHLARHSDGVRRIVSLSEITGMEGDVISLQDIFVFDRHGVAEDGAVLGQYVATGIRPRFADRCRLFGFPLRDEIFLPPQTGRTRGISRILKEAR, encoded by the coding sequence ATGGGTTGGCTGCCCACGGAGAAACAGGAGCGCAAGACGCCGGTGACGGGAGAACCCCTGACGGGGGAAGCCCTGGCGAGCCGCAGCGACGGCACCCGGGAAAAGCACCTCAATGACATCAAGCGGCGGCTGCACCGCACCCTGGTGGAGCGCCTGGACATCGGCACCCTGGAGACCATGGAGGAATCCCTGGTGGCGGCGGAGATCCGCCGGGCGGTCCTGCAGCTCTTGGCGGAGGACCCTTTCCCCCTCACCGCCGAAGAGCGCAGTCGGCTGGCCCAGGAGCTGGAGTTCGAGATCCTGGGGCTGGGGCCGCTGGAGCCTCTGATGCGGGACCACACCATCTCCGACATCATGGTGAACCGTTACAACGAGGTCTACATCGAGCGCTTCGGCAAGCTGGAGCTCACCGACGTCAAGTTCCGGGACAATGCCCATCTGATGCGCATCATCAACAAGATCGTCAGCAATATCGGCCGGCGCATCGATGAGTCCTCGCCCATGGTGGACGCCCGCCTGCCGGACGGCTCCCGGGTGAATGCGGTGATTCCGCCCCTGGCCCTGGACGGGCCGCTCCTGTCCATCCGGCGTTTCATGGTGATGCGCCCCACCATGGAGGAGATCCTCCACCGGGGGAGCCTCAGCCCCGAGATGGCGGAGGTGATGGAGAAGATCGTCAAGGCGAAGCTCAACATCCTCATCTCCGGCGGCACCGGCACCGGCAAGACCACGCTCCTCAACATCATGTCCGCCTTCATCCCCGACGGCGAGCGCATCATCACGGTGGAGGACGCGGCGGAGCTGCAGATCCAGAAGCGCAACGTCTGCCGCCTGGAGACCCGGCCCCCCAACATCGAAGGCAAGGGCGAGGTGACCCAGCGGGACCTGGTGCGGAACGCCTTGCGCATGCGGCCGGACCGCATCATCGTGGGCGAGGTGCGGGGGCCGGAGGTCATGGACATGTTCCAGGCCATGAACACCGGCCATGAGGGCTCCATGACCACCATCCACGCCAACAGCCCCCGGGATGCGCTCCTCAGGCTGGAGACCATGGTGAACCTGGCGGGCTATCAGATCCCCCAGAAGGCCCTGCGCAACCTCATCAGCTCCAGCCTGGATGTCATCATCCATCTGGCCCGGCACAGCGACGGGGTGCGCCGGATAGTGTCCCTCTCCGAGATCACCGGCATGGAAGGGGACGTCATCAGCCTGCAGGACATCTTTGTCTTCGACCGCCACGGGGTGGCGGAGGACGGCGCGGTCCTGGGCCAGTATGTGGCCACGGGCATCCGGCCCCGCTTTGCGGACCGCTGCCGCCTCTTCGGCTTCCCCCTGCGGGATGAGATCTTCCTGCCGCCCCAAACCGGCCGCACCCGGGGGATATCCCGAATCCTCAAGGAGGCGAGATAA